The Bombus huntii isolate Logan2020A chromosome 1, iyBomHunt1.1, whole genome shotgun sequence genome contains a region encoding:
- the LOC126869242 gene encoding tRNA-dihydrouridine(16/17) synthase [NAD(P)(+)]-like isoform X9, whose protein sequence is MHHIFHPRFKHHKMSSVSVNTSDQLATDSATSETNIWENVLSSPRYVVAPMVDASELAWRLLSRRHGAHLCYTPMLHSSVFCRDPKYRREALTSTVEDRPLIVQFCGNDPNTLLEAALLAEPYCDAVDINIGCPQAIAKRGRYGAFLQDDWDLLRRIVSTLSKSLRVPVTCKLRVFAEIDKTVKYAQMLETAGARLLTVHGRTREQKGPLTGIASWDHIKAVRQAVTIPVFANGNIQCLQDIERCIEETGVHGVMSAEGNLYNPYIFEACYPPSWEPALEYLDLVERYPAPPSYIRGHLFKLFQHTLCLAENKEERENLARNSTMESFRNVVYALRDRYLPYHEGRLIWQEEMSDHNLKLPPWLCQPYIRHLPEENIQKLEIEKIETQNETVKRKFRDEEGNEISRKRLKKLKRIARRPNRPAIIVKRGSDLCCDCPNPVSHKCVHKLCRQCCRNKCFTENLDCAGHRNLTKTRRQMAIEFAAKRKAIQDKI, encoded by the exons ATGCACCACATCTTTCATCCTAGATTTAAACATCATAAA ATGTCATCAGTTTCAGTAAACACGTCCGATCAACTCGCCACAGATTCTGCTACATCTGAGACGAATATTTGGGAAAATGTATTAAGTTCTCCACGATACGTAGTTGCACCAATGGTCGACGCAAGCGAATTAGCCTGGAGGTTGTTAAGTCGTCGTCATGGTGCCCACCTTTGTTACACGCCAATGCTTCATTCTTCCGTGTTCTGTCGAGATCCGAAATATCGACGAGAGGCTCTTACCAGTACTGTCGAAGATCGCCCATTAATCGTCCAG TTTTGTGGCAACGATCCGAATACGCTATTAGAGGCAGCACTTTTGGCAGAACCGTACTGCGATGCAGTGGATATAAACATTGGTTGTCCTCAAGCTATCGCGAAACGTGGTCGTTATGGTGCTTTCCTTCAAGACGATTGGGACTTGCTTCGACGAATCG TAAGTACTTTGAGCAAAAGTCTCCGTGTGCCAGTTACTTGTAAGCTTCGTGTATTTGCGGAGATCGATAAAACTGTTAAGTACGCGCAAATGCTCGAGACCGCTGGGGCACGATTACTTACCGTGCACGGACGAACTCGGGAACAAAAAGGTCCGTTAACCGGTATCGCGTCTTGGGATCACATCAAAGCCGTCAG ACAGGCCGTCACAATTCCAGTATTTGCGAATGGTAACATACAGTGTCTGCAAGATATCGAAAGATGTATAGAGGAAACCGGTGTTCATGGTGTAATGTCAGCAGAGGGCAACCTTTACAATCCGTACATATTCGAAGCTTGTTATCCACCTAGTTGGGAGCCAGCTCTTGAATATTTAGATTTGGTGGAACGCTACCCAGCCCCTCCTTCTTACATTCGTGGTCATCTTTTTAAATTGTTCCAACACAC ACTTTGTTTagcagaaaataaagaagagagagaaaatttgGCCCGAAACTCTACCATGGAATCCTTCAGAAACGTCGTATACGCTTTGAGGGATCGGTATCTGCCTTATCACGAAGGTCGTTTAATTTGGCAGGAAGAAATGTCCG ATCATAATTTAAAACTACCTCCCTGGTTGTGCCAACCATATATACGTCATCTTCCAGAGGAGAATATACAAAAGCTAGAAATTGAAAAGATCGAAACG CAAAATGAAACGGTCAAGAGAAAATTTAGAGACGAAGAAGGAAATGAGATATCACGAAAACGCTTGAAGAAGCTCAAACGAATAGCGCGCCGCCCCAACAGACCAGCTATCATTGTGAAAAGAGGATCTGATTTGTGTTGCGATTGTCCAAATCCAGTG AGTCACAAATGTGTTCATAAATTATGCCGACAGTGCTGTAGAAACAAATGTTTCACAGAAAATCTGGATTGTGCCGGACACAGAAATTTAACTAAAACTAGAAGACAAATGGCGATAGAATTTGCTGCGAAACGGAAAGCTATTCAAGATAAAATATGA
- the LOC126869242 gene encoding tRNA-dihydrouridine(16/17) synthase [NAD(P)(+)]-like isoform X8 produces the protein MNQKTKDKKETRTIREDMTRRGIKEKTMSSVSVNTSDQLATDSATSETNIWENVLSSPRYVVAPMVDASELAWRLLSRRHGAHLCYTPMLHSSVFCRDPKYRREALTSTVEDRPLIVQFCGNDPNTLLEAALLAEPYCDAVDINIGCPQAIAKRGRYGAFLQDDWDLLRRIVSTLSKSLRVPVTCKLRVFAEIDKTVKYAQMLETAGARLLTVHGRTREQKGPLTGIASWDHIKAVRQAVTIPVFANGNIQCLQDIERCIEETGVHGVMSAEGNLYNPYIFEACYPPSWEPALEYLDLVERYPAPPSYIRGHLFKLFQHTLCLAENKEERENLARNSTMESFRNVVYALRDRYLPYHEGRLIWQEEMSDHNLKLPPWLCQPYIRHLPEENIQKLEIEKIETQNETVKRKFRDEEGNEISRKRLKKLKRIARRPNRPAIIVKRGSDLCCDCPNPVSHKCVHKLCRQCCRNKCFTENLDCAGHRNLTKTRRQMAIEFAAKRKAIQDKI, from the exons ATGTCATCAGTTTCAGTAAACACGTCCGATCAACTCGCCACAGATTCTGCTACATCTGAGACGAATATTTGGGAAAATGTATTAAGTTCTCCACGATACGTAGTTGCACCAATGGTCGACGCAAGCGAATTAGCCTGGAGGTTGTTAAGTCGTCGTCATGGTGCCCACCTTTGTTACACGCCAATGCTTCATTCTTCCGTGTTCTGTCGAGATCCGAAATATCGACGAGAGGCTCTTACCAGTACTGTCGAAGATCGCCCATTAATCGTCCAG TTTTGTGGCAACGATCCGAATACGCTATTAGAGGCAGCACTTTTGGCAGAACCGTACTGCGATGCAGTGGATATAAACATTGGTTGTCCTCAAGCTATCGCGAAACGTGGTCGTTATGGTGCTTTCCTTCAAGACGATTGGGACTTGCTTCGACGAATCG TAAGTACTTTGAGCAAAAGTCTCCGTGTGCCAGTTACTTGTAAGCTTCGTGTATTTGCGGAGATCGATAAAACTGTTAAGTACGCGCAAATGCTCGAGACCGCTGGGGCACGATTACTTACCGTGCACGGACGAACTCGGGAACAAAAAGGTCCGTTAACCGGTATCGCGTCTTGGGATCACATCAAAGCCGTCAG ACAGGCCGTCACAATTCCAGTATTTGCGAATGGTAACATACAGTGTCTGCAAGATATCGAAAGATGTATAGAGGAAACCGGTGTTCATGGTGTAATGTCAGCAGAGGGCAACCTTTACAATCCGTACATATTCGAAGCTTGTTATCCACCTAGTTGGGAGCCAGCTCTTGAATATTTAGATTTGGTGGAACGCTACCCAGCCCCTCCTTCTTACATTCGTGGTCATCTTTTTAAATTGTTCCAACACAC ACTTTGTTTagcagaaaataaagaagagagagaaaatttgGCCCGAAACTCTACCATGGAATCCTTCAGAAACGTCGTATACGCTTTGAGGGATCGGTATCTGCCTTATCACGAAGGTCGTTTAATTTGGCAGGAAGAAATGTCCG ATCATAATTTAAAACTACCTCCCTGGTTGTGCCAACCATATATACGTCATCTTCCAGAGGAGAATATACAAAAGCTAGAAATTGAAAAGATCGAAACG CAAAATGAAACGGTCAAGAGAAAATTTAGAGACGAAGAAGGAAATGAGATATCACGAAAACGCTTGAAGAAGCTCAAACGAATAGCGCGCCGCCCCAACAGACCAGCTATCATTGTGAAAAGAGGATCTGATTTGTGTTGCGATTGTCCAAATCCAGTG AGTCACAAATGTGTTCATAAATTATGCCGACAGTGCTGTAGAAACAAATGTTTCACAGAAAATCTGGATTGTGCCGGACACAGAAATTTAACTAAAACTAGAAGACAAATGGCGATAGAATTTGCTGCGAAACGGAAAGCTATTCAAGATAAAATATGA
- the LOC126869242 gene encoding tRNA-dihydrouridine(16/17) synthase [NAD(P)(+)]-like isoform X10 translates to MSSVSVNTSDQLATDSATSETNIWENVLSSPRYVVAPMVDASELAWRLLSRRHGAHLCYTPMLHSSVFCRDPKYRREALTSTVEDRPLIVQFCGNDPNTLLEAALLAEPYCDAVDINIGCPQAIAKRGRYGAFLQDDWDLLRRIVSTLSKSLRVPVTCKLRVFAEIDKTVKYAQMLETAGARLLTVHGRTREQKGPLTGIASWDHIKAVRQAVTIPVFANGNIQCLQDIERCIEETGVHGVMSAEGNLYNPYIFEACYPPSWEPALEYLDLVERYPAPPSYIRGHLFKLFQHTLCLAENKEERENLARNSTMESFRNVVYALRDRYLPYHEGRLIWQEEMSDHNLKLPPWLCQPYIRHLPEENIQKLEIEKIETQNETVKRKFRDEEGNEISRKRLKKLKRIARRPNRPAIIVKRGSDLCCDCPNPVSHKCVHKLCRQCCRNKCFTENLDCAGHRNLTKTRRQMAIEFAAKRKAIQDKI, encoded by the exons ATGTCATCAGTTTCAGTAAACACGTCCGATCAACTCGCCACAGATTCTGCTACATCTGAGACGAATATTTGGGAAAATGTATTAAGTTCTCCACGATACGTAGTTGCACCAATGGTCGACGCAAGCGAATTAGCCTGGAGGTTGTTAAGTCGTCGTCATGGTGCCCACCTTTGTTACACGCCAATGCTTCATTCTTCCGTGTTCTGTCGAGATCCGAAATATCGACGAGAGGCTCTTACCAGTACTGTCGAAGATCGCCCATTAATCGTCCAG TTTTGTGGCAACGATCCGAATACGCTATTAGAGGCAGCACTTTTGGCAGAACCGTACTGCGATGCAGTGGATATAAACATTGGTTGTCCTCAAGCTATCGCGAAACGTGGTCGTTATGGTGCTTTCCTTCAAGACGATTGGGACTTGCTTCGACGAATCG TAAGTACTTTGAGCAAAAGTCTCCGTGTGCCAGTTACTTGTAAGCTTCGTGTATTTGCGGAGATCGATAAAACTGTTAAGTACGCGCAAATGCTCGAGACCGCTGGGGCACGATTACTTACCGTGCACGGACGAACTCGGGAACAAAAAGGTCCGTTAACCGGTATCGCGTCTTGGGATCACATCAAAGCCGTCAG ACAGGCCGTCACAATTCCAGTATTTGCGAATGGTAACATACAGTGTCTGCAAGATATCGAAAGATGTATAGAGGAAACCGGTGTTCATGGTGTAATGTCAGCAGAGGGCAACCTTTACAATCCGTACATATTCGAAGCTTGTTATCCACCTAGTTGGGAGCCAGCTCTTGAATATTTAGATTTGGTGGAACGCTACCCAGCCCCTCCTTCTTACATTCGTGGTCATCTTTTTAAATTGTTCCAACACAC ACTTTGTTTagcagaaaataaagaagagagagaaaatttgGCCCGAAACTCTACCATGGAATCCTTCAGAAACGTCGTATACGCTTTGAGGGATCGGTATCTGCCTTATCACGAAGGTCGTTTAATTTGGCAGGAAGAAATGTCCG ATCATAATTTAAAACTACCTCCCTGGTTGTGCCAACCATATATACGTCATCTTCCAGAGGAGAATATACAAAAGCTAGAAATTGAAAAGATCGAAACG CAAAATGAAACGGTCAAGAGAAAATTTAGAGACGAAGAAGGAAATGAGATATCACGAAAACGCTTGAAGAAGCTCAAACGAATAGCGCGCCGCCCCAACAGACCAGCTATCATTGTGAAAAGAGGATCTGATTTGTGTTGCGATTGTCCAAATCCAGTG AGTCACAAATGTGTTCATAAATTATGCCGACAGTGCTGTAGAAACAAATGTTTCACAGAAAATCTGGATTGTGCCGGACACAGAAATTTAACTAAAACTAGAAGACAAATGGCGATAGAATTTGCTGCGAAACGGAAAGCTATTCAAGATAAAATATGA
- the LOC126869242 gene encoding tRNA-dihydrouridine(16/17) synthase [NAD(P)(+)]-like isoform X7, translating into MRISIQTARSIERGINRVLPRILEKSRTMWNLVSRQVGLVMYCRIVDDHDESKMSSVSVNTSDQLATDSATSETNIWENVLSSPRYVVAPMVDASELAWRLLSRRHGAHLCYTPMLHSSVFCRDPKYRREALTSTVEDRPLIVQFCGNDPNTLLEAALLAEPYCDAVDINIGCPQAIAKRGRYGAFLQDDWDLLRRIVSTLSKSLRVPVTCKLRVFAEIDKTVKYAQMLETAGARLLTVHGRTREQKGPLTGIASWDHIKAVRQAVTIPVFANGNIQCLQDIERCIEETGVHGVMSAEGNLYNPYIFEACYPPSWEPALEYLDLVERYPAPPSYIRGHLFKLFQHTLCLAENKEERENLARNSTMESFRNVVYALRDRYLPYHEGRLIWQEEMSDHNLKLPPWLCQPYIRHLPEENIQKLEIEKIETQNETVKRKFRDEEGNEISRKRLKKLKRIARRPNRPAIIVKRGSDLCCDCPNPVSHKCVHKLCRQCCRNKCFTENLDCAGHRNLTKTRRQMAIEFAAKRKAIQDKI; encoded by the exons ATGTCATCAGTTTCAGTAAACACGTCCGATCAACTCGCCACAGATTCTGCTACATCTGAGACGAATATTTGGGAAAATGTATTAAGTTCTCCACGATACGTAGTTGCACCAATGGTCGACGCAAGCGAATTAGCCTGGAGGTTGTTAAGTCGTCGTCATGGTGCCCACCTTTGTTACACGCCAATGCTTCATTCTTCCGTGTTCTGTCGAGATCCGAAATATCGACGAGAGGCTCTTACCAGTACTGTCGAAGATCGCCCATTAATCGTCCAG TTTTGTGGCAACGATCCGAATACGCTATTAGAGGCAGCACTTTTGGCAGAACCGTACTGCGATGCAGTGGATATAAACATTGGTTGTCCTCAAGCTATCGCGAAACGTGGTCGTTATGGTGCTTTCCTTCAAGACGATTGGGACTTGCTTCGACGAATCG TAAGTACTTTGAGCAAAAGTCTCCGTGTGCCAGTTACTTGTAAGCTTCGTGTATTTGCGGAGATCGATAAAACTGTTAAGTACGCGCAAATGCTCGAGACCGCTGGGGCACGATTACTTACCGTGCACGGACGAACTCGGGAACAAAAAGGTCCGTTAACCGGTATCGCGTCTTGGGATCACATCAAAGCCGTCAG ACAGGCCGTCACAATTCCAGTATTTGCGAATGGTAACATACAGTGTCTGCAAGATATCGAAAGATGTATAGAGGAAACCGGTGTTCATGGTGTAATGTCAGCAGAGGGCAACCTTTACAATCCGTACATATTCGAAGCTTGTTATCCACCTAGTTGGGAGCCAGCTCTTGAATATTTAGATTTGGTGGAACGCTACCCAGCCCCTCCTTCTTACATTCGTGGTCATCTTTTTAAATTGTTCCAACACAC ACTTTGTTTagcagaaaataaagaagagagagaaaatttgGCCCGAAACTCTACCATGGAATCCTTCAGAAACGTCGTATACGCTTTGAGGGATCGGTATCTGCCTTATCACGAAGGTCGTTTAATTTGGCAGGAAGAAATGTCCG ATCATAATTTAAAACTACCTCCCTGGTTGTGCCAACCATATATACGTCATCTTCCAGAGGAGAATATACAAAAGCTAGAAATTGAAAAGATCGAAACG CAAAATGAAACGGTCAAGAGAAAATTTAGAGACGAAGAAGGAAATGAGATATCACGAAAACGCTTGAAGAAGCTCAAACGAATAGCGCGCCGCCCCAACAGACCAGCTATCATTGTGAAAAGAGGATCTGATTTGTGTTGCGATTGTCCAAATCCAGTG AGTCACAAATGTGTTCATAAATTATGCCGACAGTGCTGTAGAAACAAATGTTTCACAGAAAATCTGGATTGTGCCGGACACAGAAATTTAACTAAAACTAGAAGACAAATGGCGATAGAATTTGCTGCGAAACGGAAAGCTATTCAAGATAAAATATGA
- the LOC126869471 gene encoding protoheme IX farnesyltransferase, mitochondrial isoform X1 — protein MLFIFCSIRISRNICLSSLKLSIAPYSTEATSSVKKLSRTQKYRCLLDTKNVKNQKISPNFVTSFDHQKPTQCVDITNNEKQKNLYIQNKQEWQCIKLDSGKLRKHCFMLSKIRLTSLVVVTTMAGYALAPGPFDAFTFVACSMGTGLVSATANAINQFFEVPFDAQMSRTKNRVLVRGYLTRPGHAIMFATVSGFSGLLLLYTQVNGLTATLGAANLLLYTLIYTPMKRISILNTWVGSIVGAIPPLMGWASCVGNIISPGAWIMSGLLYAWQFPHFNALSWNLRPDYSRAGYRMMAVTNPKLCRKTALRYTAALMGLCYLAPVCDVTNYWFALLSTPLNAYFLYLAWEFHKHSDSKSSRKLFHFSLIHLPVLIVLMLINKKQWYSDDNGRRDMIPSEEKGDIYTVLMKTIASTFSST, from the exons atgttatttattttttgctcaATCAGGATCTCCCGTAACATATGTCTATCATCGTTGAAACTGTCTATCGCTCCA TATTCTACCGAGGCTACATCAAGCGTAAAGAAATTATCCCGTACACAGAAATACCGATGTTTATTAGACacaaaaaatgtcaaaaatCAGAAGATATCACCTAACTTTGTTACATCGTTTGATCACCAAAAGCCTACCCAATGTGTAGATATAACGAACAATGAAAAGCAAaagaatttatatatacaaaataaacaaGAATGGCAGTGTATAAAATTAGATTCTGGCAAACTTCGAAAACATTGTTTCATGTTATCTAAGATACGGTTAACAT CTTTGGTAGTTGTAACAACCATGGCTGGATATGCATTAGCACCAGGGCCTTTCGATGCTTTTACATTTGTCGCATGTTCTATGGGTACTGGATTAGTGTCTGCAACAGCAAATGCTATCAATCAATTTTTTGAAGTTCCGTTTGATGCACAGATGTCAAGAACAAAGAACAGAGTGTTGGTTAGAGGTTACTTAAC TAGACCCGGCCATGCAATAATGTTTGCAACGGTATCTGGCTTCAGtggattattattattatatacccAAGTTAATGGATTAACAGCTACTTTGGGAGCAGCTAATCTGCTACTGTACACTCTTATTTACACTCCTATGAAACGCATTAGTATTCTAAATACTTGGGTGGGTTCCATAG TTGGAGCCATACCACCATTAATGGGTTGGGCATCTTGTGTTGGCAATATAATATCTCCAGGTGCTTGGATAATGTCTGGTCTATTATATGCATGGCAGTTTCCTCATTTCAATGCTTTATCATGGAATTTGAGGCCGGATTATTCACGTGCCGGTTATAGAATGATGGCAGTCACGAATCCAAAGCTTTGTCGTAAAAcagcattacgttataccgctGCATTAATGGGTCTTTGTTATTTAGCACCAGTTTGTGATGTAACAAATTATTGGTTTGCCTTGTTATCGACACCACTTAATGCATATTTTCTTTACCTTG CTTGGGAATTTCACAAGCACTCTGATAGTAAAAGTTCTCGCAAActgtttcatttttcattgatTCATTTACCTGTTCTTATAGTTCTTATGCTTATAAATAAGAAACAGTGGTATAGTGATGACAATGGACGGAGAGATATGATACCTTCCGAAGAAAAAGGCGATATTTACACAGTTTTAATGAAAACGATTGCATCGACATTTTCGAGCACTTAA
- the LOC126869471 gene encoding protoheme IX farnesyltransferase, mitochondrial isoform X2, with protein MLFIFCSIRISRNICLSSLKLSIAPYSTEATSSVKKLSRTQKYRCLLDTKNVKNQKISPNFVTSFDHQKPTQCVDITNNEKQKNLYIQNKQEWQCIKLDSGKLRKHCFMLSKIRLTSLVVVTTMAGYALAPGPFDAFTFVACSMGTGLVSATANAINQFFEVPFDAQMSRTKNRVLVRGYLTPGHAIMFATVSGFSGLLLLYTQVNGLTATLGAANLLLYTLIYTPMKRISILNTWVGSIVGAIPPLMGWASCVGNIISPGAWIMSGLLYAWQFPHFNALSWNLRPDYSRAGYRMMAVTNPKLCRKTALRYTAALMGLCYLAPVCDVTNYWFALLSTPLNAYFLYLAWEFHKHSDSKSSRKLFHFSLIHLPVLIVLMLINKKQWYSDDNGRRDMIPSEEKGDIYTVLMKTIASTFSST; from the exons atgttatttattttttgctcaATCAGGATCTCCCGTAACATATGTCTATCATCGTTGAAACTGTCTATCGCTCCA TATTCTACCGAGGCTACATCAAGCGTAAAGAAATTATCCCGTACACAGAAATACCGATGTTTATTAGACacaaaaaatgtcaaaaatCAGAAGATATCACCTAACTTTGTTACATCGTTTGATCACCAAAAGCCTACCCAATGTGTAGATATAACGAACAATGAAAAGCAAaagaatttatatatacaaaataaacaaGAATGGCAGTGTATAAAATTAGATTCTGGCAAACTTCGAAAACATTGTTTCATGTTATCTAAGATACGGTTAACAT CTTTGGTAGTTGTAACAACCATGGCTGGATATGCATTAGCACCAGGGCCTTTCGATGCTTTTACATTTGTCGCATGTTCTATGGGTACTGGATTAGTGTCTGCAACAGCAAATGCTATCAATCAATTTTTTGAAGTTCCGTTTGATGCACAGATGTCAAGAACAAAGAACAGAGTGTTGGTTAGAGGTTACTTAAC ACCCGGCCATGCAATAATGTTTGCAACGGTATCTGGCTTCAGtggattattattattatatacccAAGTTAATGGATTAACAGCTACTTTGGGAGCAGCTAATCTGCTACTGTACACTCTTATTTACACTCCTATGAAACGCATTAGTATTCTAAATACTTGGGTGGGTTCCATAG TTGGAGCCATACCACCATTAATGGGTTGGGCATCTTGTGTTGGCAATATAATATCTCCAGGTGCTTGGATAATGTCTGGTCTATTATATGCATGGCAGTTTCCTCATTTCAATGCTTTATCATGGAATTTGAGGCCGGATTATTCACGTGCCGGTTATAGAATGATGGCAGTCACGAATCCAAAGCTTTGTCGTAAAAcagcattacgttataccgctGCATTAATGGGTCTTTGTTATTTAGCACCAGTTTGTGATGTAACAAATTATTGGTTTGCCTTGTTATCGACACCACTTAATGCATATTTTCTTTACCTTG CTTGGGAATTTCACAAGCACTCTGATAGTAAAAGTTCTCGCAAActgtttcatttttcattgatTCATTTACCTGTTCTTATAGTTCTTATGCTTATAAATAAGAAACAGTGGTATAGTGATGACAATGGACGGAGAGATATGATACCTTCCGAAGAAAAAGGCGATATTTACACAGTTTTAATGAAAACGATTGCATCGACATTTTCGAGCACTTAA